The Naumovozyma dairenensis CBS 421 chromosome 3, complete genome genome has a window encoding:
- the PAB1 gene encoding polyadenylate-binding protein (similar to Saccharomyces cerevisiae PAB1 (YER165W); ancestral locus Anc_8.229), translated as MSDVTEKTAEQLGNLKIDDSQEQQTATSTPSSATTENSSASLYVGDLDPSVSEALLYDIFSPIGSVSSIRVCRDAITKTSLGYAYVNFNDHEAGKKAIEKLNYTPIKGRLCRIMWSQRDPALRKKGSANIFIKNLHSDIDNKALYDTFSVFGNILSSKIATDETGKSKGFGFVHFEDDTAAKEAIDALNGMLLNGQEIFVGPHLSRKERDSQLEESKANFTNIYVKNINLETTDEEFTELFSKYGKVLSAALEKTEDGKLKGFGFVDFENHEDAAKAVEELNGSQFKDQELFVSRAQKKYERMQELKKQYEASRLEKMAKYQGVNLFIKNLDDSIDDEKLKEEFAPYGNITSVRVMRTENGKSRGFGFVCFSTPEEATKAITEKNQQIVAGKPLYVAIAQRKDVRRSQLAQQIQARNQMRYQQATAAAAAAAAGIPGQFMPPMFYGVMPPRGVPFNGPNPQQMNGVPPQQFRNAPVYGGMPPQGAFPRNGAAGNNHFYQQKRQALGEQLYKKVSAKNVDEEAAGKITGMILDLPPQDVVSLLENDELFDQHFKEASAAYQSFKQEQQQQQQQQQQPAAEQPAPQA; from the coding sequence ATGTCTGATGTTACTGAAAAGACAGCTGAGCAATTAGGAAACTTGAAAATTGACGATTctcaagaacaacaaactGCCACGAGCACTCCATCTTCAGCCACCACTGAAAACTCTTCAGCTTCCTTGTACGTTGGTGACTTAGATCCATCAGTTTCTGAAGCTTTGTTGTATGACATTTTCTCCCCAATCGGTTCAGTTTCTTCTATCCGTGTTTGTCGTGATGCTATCACTAAGACTTCCTTAGGTTACGCTTACGTTAACTTCAACGACCATGAAGCTGGTAAGAAAGCCATTGAAAAGTTGAACTACACTCCAATCAAGGGTAGATTATGTCGTATCATGTGGTCTCAACGTGATCCAGCTTTAAGAAAGAAGGGTTCCGCCaacatcttcatcaaaaaCTTACATTCCGATATTGATAACAAGGCGTTATACGACACTTTCTCTGTCTTTGGTAACATCTTGTCCTCCAAGATTGCTACCGATGAAACTGGTAAATCTAAGGGTTTCGGTTTCGTTCATTTCGAAGACGATACTGCTGCCAAGGAAGCTATTGATGCCTTGAACGGTATGTTGTTGAACGGTCAAGAAATCTTTGTTGGTCCACATTTGAGCAGAAAGGAACGTGACTCTCAATTAGAAGAATCCAAAGCCAACTTCACCAACATTTATGTTAAGAACATTAACTTAGAAACCactgatgaagaattcaCTGAATTATTCTCCAAGTACGGTAAGGTTTTATCTGCTGCTTTAGAAAAGACTGAAGACGGCAAATTGAAGGGTTTTGGTTTCGTTGATTTCGAAAACCATGAAGATGCAGCCAAGGCtgttgaagaattaaacGGTTCCCAATTCAAGgatcaagaattatttgtttCCCGTGCTCAAAAGAAATACGAACGTATgcaagaattgaagaaacaataCGAAGCTTCCAGACTTGAAAAGATGGCTAAATACCAAGGTGTAAACTTATTCATCAAGAACTTAGATGACTCCATTGATGACGAAAAgttaaaagaagaattcgCCCCATACGGTAACATCACCTCTGTTAGAGTTATGAGAACTGAAAATGGTAAATCGAGAGGTTTCGGTTTCGTTTGTTTCTCTACTCCAGAAGAAGCTACCAAGGCTATTACCGAAAAGAACCAACAAATTGTTGCTGGTAAACCATTATATGTTGCCATTGCTCAAAGAAAGGATGTTAGACGTTCTCAATTAGCTCAACAAATCCAAGCTAGAAACCAAATGAGGTACCAACAAGCTACAGCAGCTGCAGCTGCCGCCGCTGCTGGTATCCCAGGTCAATTCATGCCACCAATGTTTTACGGTGTCATGCCACCAAGAGGTGTTCCATTCAATGGTCCAAACCCACAACAAATGAATGGTGTTCCTCCACAACAATTCAGAAACGCTCCTGTTTACGGTGGTATGCCACCACAAGGTGCTTTCCCAAGAAACGGTGCTGCTGGTAACAACCACTTTTATCAACAAAAAAGACAAGCCTTAGGTGAACAATTATATAAGAAGGTTTCCGCCAAGAatgttgatgaagaagcAGCTGGTAAGATCACCGGTATGATTTTGGATTTACCACCTCAAGATGTTGTCTCTTTGCtagaaaatgatgaattattcgACCAACATTTCAAAGAAGCCTCTGCTGCTTACCAATCTTTCAagcaagaacaacaacaacagcagcaacaacaacaacaacctGCCGCTGAACAACCTGCTCCACAAGCTTAA
- the DNF1 gene encoding aminophospholipid-translocating P4-type ATPase DNF1 (similar to Saccharomyces cerevisiae DNF2 (YDR093W) and DNF1 (YER166W); ancestral locus Anc_8.231): MSGSKDNNTNPFLDEAQDTSPFEFEDINFDDSNGVPSSSHANTQRLNDTTHQTTFDNSSIEKKDFSFQEETENDVHSFEPTPRIGASSTGGFDDIGLENDELDTSNPHKTNTIMKRLRMGTQRNKMGKPSVGRAKTLKWATKNFVNPFEDANREDTFDDGGLMNRASELRTIYYNMQLPKEMLDEEGKPIMEYPRNKIRTTKYTPLTFLPKNIMFQFQNFANVYFLILIILGAFQIFGVTNPGLAAVPLIVIVIITAIKDGIEDSRRTILDMEVNNTKTHILEGIDNPNVSADNVSMWRKFKKANSRLLMRFIKYCQSHFTEEGREKRRQQKRNRMRTQRASFDGDMNMPRGSLDSIGSFRVSGDYGRPSLDYDAVGQSISRSDNVNIMDRAMPPRPDCKFSKDYWKNIKVGDVVRIHNNDEIPADIVLLSTSDSDGACYLETKNLDGESNLKVRQSLKCSHTIRSSRDVTRTRFWLESEGPHANLYSYQGNLKWVDSKDGDLKNEPVTINNMLLRGCTLRNTKWAMGLVVFTGDDTKIMLNSGATPTKKSRISRELNLSVSLNFLLLFIVCFVSGIINGVNYDKHPRSRDFFEFGTVAGSAATNGFVSFWVAVILYQSLVPISLYISVEIIKTAQAAFIYGDVLLYNAKLDYPCTPKSWNISDDLGQIEYIFSDKTGTLTQNVMEFKKCTINGISYGRAYTEALAGLRKRQGIDVEAEGRREREEIAKDRDIMINDLRRLSHNSQFYPDDITFVSKEFVRDLQGASGEMQQKCCEHFMLALALCHSVLVEPNKHDSKKLDLKAQSPDEAALVGTARDVGFSFVGKTKEGLIIELQGSQKEFQILNILEFNSTRKRMSCIVKIPGTNPGDEPRALLICKGADSIIYSRLSTRSGANNETMLEKTALHLEQYATEGLRTLCLAQRELTWSEYVEWNAKYDIAAAALTNREEQLENVSDEIERNLTLIGGTAIEDRLQDGVPDSISLLGQAGIKLWVLTGDKVETAINIGFSCNLLNNDMELLVVKTTGDDVKEFGNDPAQIAESLISKYLHEKFGLMGSEMELAAAKKDHGHPKGDFAVIIDGEALKLALDGEEIRRKFLLLCKNCKAVLCCRVSPSQKAAVVKLVKVSLDVMTLAIGDGSNDVAMIQSADVGIGIAGEEGRQAVMCSDYAIGQFRYLTRLVLVHGRWSYKRLSEMIPAFFYKNVIFTLALFWYGIYNDFDGSYLYEYTFMMFYNLAFTSLPVIFMGIMDQDTNDTISLVMPQLYRRGILRLDWNQTKFLWYMLDGLYQSCICFFFPYAMYHRTMIITHNGLGLDHRFYVGVMVATLAVLSCNLYILLHQYRWDWFSGLFIALSCLVLFFWTGVWSSVVHSKELFKAASRIYSTPSFWAVLFVGIVYCLLPRFTLDCFQKFFYPTDVEIVREMWERGDFDHYPKGYDPTDPNRPKVTKAGKFGERVVDGIQLSQNFGETNLSHDSIATEEIPMTLMNPANVNNTNNDNHEWASSPRETQDLLFSPRLQEQQQATFGSNQPSSTQNKSSLSNVRGRTSLDRTREDMLANNELDNRYSVDKARISLDLPGVTHASSLVQGRTSTTRDI, translated from the coding sequence ATGTCTGGATCTAAAGACAATAATACTAATCCCTTTCTGGATGAGGCCCAAGATACATCaccatttgaatttgaagacataaattttgatgattCCAATGGAGTACCATCTTCTAGCCATGCCAATACTCAGCGTCTCAATGATACGACACATCAAACTACTTTTGATAATAGCTcaatagaaaagaaagatttttcctttcaaGAAGAGACAGAAAATGATGTACATTCTTTCGAACCCACTCCAAGAATAGGTGCTTCATCTACTGGCGGCTTCGATGATATCGGATTGGAAAATGATGAGCTTGATACCTCAAATCCGCATAAGACAAATACTATAATGAAAAGGCTGCGTATGGGTACCCAAAGAAATAAGATGGGTAAGCCATCTGTGGGAAGAGCGAAGACTTTAAAATGGGCAACTAAAAATTTTGTGAATCCATTTGAAGATGCAAATAGAGAAGATACTTTTGATGATGGTGGATTGATGAACCGTGCCAGTGAATTAAGAactatttattataatatgcAGTTACCTAAAGAAATGTTagatgaagaaggaaaaCCAATTATGGAATACCCGAGAAACAAGAttagaacaacaaaatatacTCCCTTAACATTCTTACCTAAAAATATCATGttccaatttcaaaattttgcCAATGtttatttcttgatattaattattttagGTGCGTTCCAAATATTTGGTGTCACGAATCCAGGTTTAGCTGCAGTTCCATTAATCGTTATTGTCATCATTACTGCAATTAAAGATGGTATAGAGGACTCTAGAAGAACTATTTTGGATATGGAGGTTAATAATACCAAGACCCATATTTTAGAAGGAATTGACAACCCAAATGTCTCAGCTGATAATGTCTCTATGTGgagaaaattcaaaaaagcTAATTCTAGACTATTGATGAGATTCATTAAGTATTGTCAAAGTCATTTTACCGAAGAAGGAAGAGAGAAGAGAAGACaacagaaaagaaatcGCATGCGTACCCAAAGAGCATCATTCGACGGTGATATGAATATGCCTCGTGGCTCATTGGACTCAATTGGGAGTTTCAGAGTCTCAGGTGATTATGGTAGACCGTCTTTAGATTATGATGCCGTGGGTCAGTCCATTTCTAGATCAgataatgttaatattaTGGATAGAGCAATGCCTCCAAGACCTGACTGTAAATTCTCAAAAGattattggaaaaatattaaagttGGTGATGTTGTTCGTATCCATAATAACGATGAAATTCCTGCAGATATCGTTCTTTTGTCGACTTCTGATTCTGATGGTGCTTGTTATCTAGAAACAAAGAATTTAGATGGTGAATCGAATTTGAAAGTCCGTCAATCCTTAAAATGTAGTCATACTATAAGAAGTTCTAGAGATGTTACCAGAACAAGATTTTGGTTAGAAAGTGAAGGGCCACATGCAAATCTTTATTCTTATCAAGGTAATTTGAAATGGGTCGACTCTAAAGATGgggatttgaaaaatgaaccTGTAACGATTAATAATATGTTACTTCGTGGTTGTACATTAAGAAATACCAAATGGGCAATGGGTTTAGTTGTTTTCACTGGTGATGATACTAAGATCATGTTGAATTCTGGTGCAACTCCAActaaaaaatcaagaatttCAAGAGAATTAAATCTTTCTGTCTCCttaaatttcttattactatttattgtttgttttgtttccGGTATTATTAATGGTGTTAATTATGATAAACATCCAAGATCAAGagatttctttgaatttggtACGGTAGCTGGTTCAGCAGCAACAAATGGGTTTGTCTCCTTCTGGGTCGCTGttattctttatcaatCATTGGTCCCTATTTCGTTATATATTTCTGTTGAAATCATAAAGACTGCTCAAGCTGCTTTTATCTATGGTGATGTTTTACTTTATAATGCTAAGTTAGATTACCCATGTACGCCGAAATCATGGAATATCTCAGATGATTTAGGACAAATcgaatatatattttcagaTAAGACAGGTACTTTAACTCAAAATGTAATGGAATTCAAGAAATGTACAATCAACGGTATTTCCTACGGTCGTGCATACACGGAAGCACTTGCTGGTTTGAGGAAAAGACAAGGTATTGATGTTGAAGCTGAAGGTCGTCgtgaaagagaagaaattgCCAAAGATAGAGATATTATGATTAATGACCTAAGAAGATTATCTCATAATTCACAATTTTATCCTGATGATATTACGTTTGTTTCCAAAGAGTTTGTTCGTGATCTTCAAGGCGCAAGTGGTGAAATGCAACAGAAATGTTGTGAGCATTTCATGTTAGCCTTGGCGTTATGTCATTCCGTCCTTGTAGAACCAAATAAGCATGACTCTAAAAAACTAGACTTGAAAGCCCAATCCCCAGATGAAGCTGCGTTAGTTGGTACCGCTAGGGATGTTGGTTTCAGTTTTGTGGGTAAGACTAAAGAAGGTTTGATTATTGAACTTCAAGGTTCTCAAAAAGAATTCCAGATCTTAAATATCTTAGAGTTTAATTCTACTAGAAAGAGAATGAGTTGTATTGTTAAGATTCCAGGAACTAACCCTGGTGACGAACCAAGAGCGTTATTAATCTGTAAGGGTGCTGATTCGATTATATATTCCAGATTGAGTACTAGAAGTGGTGCCAACAATGAAACCATGTTAGAAAAGACTGCATTACATTTGGAACAATATGCCACTGAAGGGTTGAGAACATTATGTCTTGCTCAAAGAGAACTAACCTGGTCCGAATACGTCGAATGGAATGCTAAATATGACATTGCAGCAGCAGCTTTAACAAATAGAGAAGAACAATTGGAAAACGTATCCGATGAAATTGAACGCAATTTGACATTAATTGGCGGTACAGCTATTGAAGATCGTCTACAAGATGGTGTTCCAGATTCTATCTCATTATTAGGTCAAGCTGGTATAAAATTATGGGTCTTGACTGGTGATAAAGTCGAAACTGCAATCAATATTGGGTTTTCTTGTAATCTGTTGAATAATGATATGGAACTGCTGGTGGTGAAAACTACTGGTGACGATGTTAAAGAGTTTGGTAATGATCCTGCTCAAATTGCAGAGTCATTAATTTCgaaatatttacatgaGAAATTTGGATTAATGGGGTCCGAAATGGAATTGGCCGCTGCGAAGAAGGATCATGGTCACCCAAAGGGTGACTTCGCTGTCATTATTGATGGTGAAGCTTTGAAATTGGCGCTTGATGGGGAAGAGATTAGAAGAAAGTTTTTGCTTTTATGTAAAAACTGTAAGGCTGTTTTATGTTGTAGAGTTTCACCTTCACAAAAGGCTGCTGTTGTGAAATTGGTCAAGGTGTCATTGGATGTTATGACTCTAGCTATCGGTGATGGTTCTAATGATGTTGCTATGATTCAATCGGCAGATGTCGGTATTGGTATTGCAGGTGAAGAAGGTCGTCAAGCTGTTATGTGTTCTGATTATGCTATTGGTCAATTTAGATATTTAACGAGATTGGTGTTGGTTCATGGTAGATGGTCTTACAAAAGATTATCTGAGATGATTCCTGCATTTTTCTACAAGAATGTCATTTTCACATTAGCGTTATTCTGGTATGGTATTTACAATGATTTTGATGGTTCCTATCTATACGAATATACTTTCATGATGTTCTATAATTTGGCCTTTACTTCATTACCCGTTATTTTCATGGGTATAATGGATCAAGATACTAATGATACAATTTCTTTAGTTATGCCCCAGTTATATCGTCGTGGTATTTTAAGATTAGATTGGAATCAAACCAAATTTTTATGGTATATGTTAGATGGTCTTTATCAATCAtgtatttgtttcttctttccgTATGCAATGTACCATAGGACTATGATTATTACGCATAATGGGTTAGGTCTAGATCATCGTTTCTATGTTGGTGTTATGGTGGCAACACTTGCAGTTTTATCATGTAATCTTTACATTTTATTACATCAATATAGGTGGGATTGGTTTAGTGGATTGTTTATCGCATTATCATGCTTAGTTTTATTCTTCTGGACAGGTGTTTGGTCAAGTGTGGTACACAGTAAGGAATTATTTAAAGCAGCTTCACGTATTTACAGTACGCCATCATTTTGGGCAGTCTTATTTGTCGGTATAGTTTATTGTTTATTACCAAGATTTACACTAGAttgtttccaaaaattcTTCTATCCAACTGATGTTGAAATTGTTAGAGAAATGTGGGAACGTGGTGATTTTGACCACTATCCTAAAGGTTACGATCCAACTGATCCAAATAGGCCTAAAGTCACTAAAGCTGGTAAATTTGGAGAGCGTGTCGTTGATGGTATCCAGTTATCGCAGAATTTCGGTGAAACTAATCTCTCTCATGATTCTATTGCCACTGAAGAAATTCCAATGACATTAATGAATCCAGCTAATGTAAATAACACTAACAATGATAACCACGAATGGGCATCATCTCCAAGAGAAACTCAAGATTTACTGTTTTCTCCAAGGttacaagaacaacagCAAGCGACCTTTGGTTCTAATCAACCATCCAGCACGCAAAACAAATCTAGCCTTTCGAATGTGAGAGGAAGAACTTCGCTAGATCGTACAAGAGAAGATATGTTAGCGAATAATGAACTAGATAATCGATATTCCGTGGATAAAGCAAGGATTTCATTAGACCTTCCTGGGGTAACGCATGCATCCTCATTAGTTCAAGGACGAACTTCAACCACTCGAGATATATAG